The Candidatus Zixiibacteriota bacterium genomic sequence GCCTCGGAATATTTCGGGCTGATTCCCGATCTGTCAACTTATGGCAAAGTGGTCGGCGGCGGCCTTCCGGTCGGCGCGTTCGGCGGCCGGGTCGATATCATGGAGATGCTGGCACCGCTGGGGCCGGTCTATCAGGCCGGAACACTTTCCGGAAATCCGCTCGCTCTGGCCTCCGGTCTGGCCACACTACGGCACCTGGAAGCAAATGACAGCTGGCAAAAACTCGATATGGAGACCAGAGAATTCGTGCAGAGTATCCGAAAGGCAATCAAGGGAATTCCGGTGAATATCACTACGATAGGTTCTATATTCTGGATTAATCTGCAGCCGACCACCGCGACCAAGGCCGAGGAGATACTGCCGGAGAATGCCCGAATGTACGCCACGCTCTTCAGCCAGGCGCTGGAATCAGGCTTGTACCTGGCGCCATCGACCTATGAGGTCGGTTTCATCAGCACGGCACATTCGCACGAGGCGCTCTCCGAGGCGGCGGAGAAATTGTCCGGAATCATAAAATCATTATTTTAAAAGCCTATGAAACGTTTTTCCGCATCATCCACCCGGAACGCCCTTATCATATTTATGATACTGGCCGGGATCTTTTTCGCCCAGATGCTCTGGTGGATAATTTTTCAGGTCCGGAACGCTGAAAGCACCAGAAAATATCTGACGAGCACCCTCGAGGATGAACGCCACTGGGCGATAGAGCTTCTCAATCAGCATTATCTTTCAATCTATCAGGAGGCCGAAGGCGTTATCGAAAACAGCGGCGAGATGACCGCCGTGCCCCCAAAATTCTCCGATCCGGCTGTGTCGGGGATTATTGAAGAAGGGGCAGCGGAAGCTATCAATTTCAATGATTCGCTCTATCTGACTCTGGAGTCAGACGGCAGGGAACATTATTTATTCCTGAACAAAGATTACCCCCGCTCACTTCTGACCCGCAACCAGAAACTGGAATATGCTCCTCCCCCGCCGGGCAGACTTTCACGGCCCGATTGGCTCACCGAGGAATATATCAAGATAAATCCGGCCGCTTATGCCTCTATCGATCGGGATCGTCAAAGGCATATTCGGATGTTTGTGATGGAGGGGTCATTTTTTATTTTGCTCATGCTGGTCGGCGCTTATATGATTTATATCGCGCTCAGGCGGACTCGACAGGTGCGCGAGGAGCAGTTGCTTTTTGTTCACAGCATCACCCACGAGCTGAAAATACCGATCACAGCTATCAGCCTTTTTCTCGACACCATGAAACGGCGAAACTACGACCACGATCTGATGGCTGATCTGGCCCCCAAAATGAAAGAGGATCTGGGCCGTCTGAATCGGCTTATCGACAATATCCTTCAGGTGCGCAAGCTATCCGATAATCAACTGGAACTGCGGTTGGAGACAATCGACCTCAGCAGCGAGCTGACTCGCTTTGCCGGGCATATCCGCGAACGGATAGAAAGCACCGGGGGAAAATTAAATCTTAATATTGCCGAAAATGTCCGAATCCGCGGAAATCTTGCGGAATTAATCAAAGTGTGGGATTCCTTGATTGATAACTCGTTTAAATATGGCCCCTCCGGCAATCTGCAACTGACCATAAATCTCAAAACGCACCGCGAGCAGGTTGAGATACAATTTATCGATAACGGCCATGGAATCCCGGAAGGCATGGGCGATAAGTTGTTTGAGCCGTTTTTCCGCGGAAATATCGAGAGCCGCAAATCAGTTCCCGGTTCCGGGCTGGGGTTGTACCTGGCGCGCGAGTTTGTACGCCGGAGCAAAGGCGTTATTTCCATAAAGAATGCACCATCCGGCGGGTGTTTGGTCAATATTAGATTCCGGGGGGCGAAATGAGCGCCAAAAGAATTCTGCTGGTTGAGGATGAAAAGCATATCGGCGAAGCGATTCTTCTCAATCTCGAATCGGAAGGTTTTGAAATGGTCTGGGCGACCGACGGCAATCAGGCGATGGAATATTACGGTAACGGCAGTTTCGATCTGATTATGCTTGATATTATGCTGCCCGGCATTGATGGTCTGGAAATCTGCCGTCGCATACGGGCTAAACTTGGGACCGAGCCGATTCTTTTCCTTACCGCCCGTGACAGCCTCGATGATAAGAAGGACGGTCTGGCAATCGGGGCCGATGACTATATCACCAAACCATTCGATCTGGAAGAACTGTTGCTGCGAATTAAGGCCATATTCCGCCGGCAGGCCTGGCTTCGCTCCGAAAACACATCCGCCGACGGATACAAATTCTCCGGCGGGTCGATTGATTTCAGGAAATTTGAAGTGGAAAGCCCCAATGGAAAATTCCGGCTGTCCAATAAGGAATGTCTGCTCCTGAAGCTGTTCACCGAGTATCCGGATGAGGTTCTGAGTCGCAACACCATACTCGATGGAGCCTGGGGGTACAACGCCTATCCCTCGAGCCGCACCGTTGACAATTTTATTCTTCGCTTTCGCAAATACTTTGAGCCGAACAGTTCCGAGCCGATTTATTTCCATACCGAATTCGGCACCGGGTACAGATTCACACCGAAAGGAAAAGCGGCGCATGACTAAGAAAGAATTGTTCATGGCCAATGTCCGTCAGGAATTCACTATTCGGACGCCGATCTGGATCATGCGTCAGGCCGGGCGGTATCTTCCCGAATATCGCGAGTTCCGAAAAAATATGTCTTTCGAGGAGCTGTGCAAGTCACCCCGGGCGGTCGCAGAGGTCACGGCGCAGCCGATTGAGATTCTCGACCTCGATGCGGCCATTATATTTTCCGATATTCTTCTGATTCTGGAGCCGCTGGGGATAAATCTCCGCTTTGATCCGGGGCCGATCATCTCGCCGCTTCTGGAATACCCCGAACAGGTCAAAGATTACGCCGAATTTGATGCGGCCGAGAAATTGAGTTTTGTCGGCGATGCCATAATTGAAACGAGAAAAAGGATCGGACAGGATATTTCTCTCCTGGGTTTCTGCGGCGCGCCGTTTACCGTTTTTTGTTATCTCTGTGGTGTCAAGGGGGCCAAGGATTTTCACAAAGCGGTGAAGTTCATTACCAATCACCCCGACGAGAGCCGCCAGGTGCTGGAGCGACTGGCCAATCTCAGTATTCAGTATCTCAAGATGCAGATAGCGGCCGGAGCCGATGCCGTGCAGTTGTTCGACACTTGGGCCGGAGAACTGGCTTTACAGGAATTTTCCGATTGGTCATATCCTTATCTGGCGAAGATTATCAGAGAGTTGAAAAAAGAAAAAATCATAACCAGCCTGTATATAAAAGGGTCGGGGCATCTTCTTGATAAGATTAAAAATCTTCAGGCTGATATTTTCAGCCTTGACTGGAAAGTCCCGATGACGACCGGCGCGAAGGTTCTCGCCCCCCGCACCCTGCAGGGGAATCTCGACCCGCATCTGCTTCTTGGGCCGCTGGAACTGGTGGTAAAAAAGGCGGAATCGATATTGGAAGAAATGACGGCGTACTCCGGATTCATTTTCAATCTCGGGCATGGAATCCTTCCCGAAACACCGGTGGAGAATGTGAAAGCGCTGGTGCGGAAGGTACATCGTTTCGAAAGGAAGCAATAATGTCATCTCAGATAGATCCGGTGCGGCTGGCCGAGCTGGTGAAAAAGTACGACTGCCCGGGACCCCGCTATACCAGCTATCCCACGGTGCCGGAATGGAGCAATCAGTACGGCCCGGAGGATTATAAGGCGGCGATCAAAGAGGCATCTTCCGATGTTGACGAACCGCTCTCTTTCTATCTTCATATACCATTCTGCCGCAAGCGATGCTGGTTTTGCGGATGCACGACCATGATTTCACGCACGCCTGAGGCGGCCGATGCCTATCTGGGGAGAGTGGAAAAAGAATCGAAGATGGTCGCCGAATTGCTGGGGCGGAGAAAAAGAGTTTCGCAATTTCACTGGGGCGGCGGAACACCGTCATTTCTGACCGAGGCGCAGACAATCAGAGCGTTCGAGATTTTCTCGGCCAATTTTGAGATAATGAAGGGGGCCGAAATCTCAATTGAACTTGACCCCCGGGTGACGACCAAAGAGAGAATCAAACTTCTCAAATCGCTTGGTTTCAATCGGCTTTCTTTCGGCATACAGGATTTCAATCATGAAGTGCAGGAGGCTATCGGGCGCAATCAGGACGAAACGCAGTCGATCGAATTGTACCGTCACTGCCGACAAGAGGGATTCACCGGTATAAATTTCGACCTCATTTACGGTCTTCCCCGGCAGACGGTCGCCGGGTTTCAGGAAACCCTGCGCAAAGTGATTGAATTGCGGCCCGATCGGGTGGCGCTGTACTCCTTCGCGCATCTTCCCGAGGGACGCGCCAATCAGCAAAAAATCGATATCGCCTCGCTGCCGACGCCGCAAGTAAAATCGGATCTGTTCAATCTGGCCCGGGAGACATTCGTTGGAAATGGTTACTTTCAGATTGGGATGGATCATTTTGTCCTTCCGGGCGACGAATTGGCGGTGGCGGCCTCAAAGGGAAAGCTCCGCCGGAATTTCATGGGCTATACGGTCAATGCCGCCAAGGACTGGGTTGGTATCGGGATGTCTTCCATATCGTATATCCGCAATAATTTCGCTCAGAATCAGAGCGGCATCAATAGCTATAACAGCGCGATCGACGAGAATCGGTTTGCGGCTTACCGCGGGATGAAACTCTCGGAAGACGATCTGATCCGTCAGCATATTATCTCGGAGTTGATGTGCAATTTTCGGCTCGATACATTGGAACTCAAGACCAAATTCGGTATTGTGCCCGCGGAGTATCTCGCCGAAGAGTTGCAGCAGTTGCAGCCATTCCTTGACGATGGCCTTCTGAATTGGGATGAAAAGGTACTTACAGTTGCGCCGGCGGGAAGATTATTCGTGAGAAATATCGCCATGACTTTCGATGCTTATCTCAAGAACAATCAGCCGGAGAAATCGAAAGTCAAATTTTCACGCACCATCTAATCGACAGGCGACTCCAATTTCGGGGAAGAAATATTGAAGGAAAAGAATGACATAAAGAAAGCAGCCCTGCTTATCAATATGGGCGGGCCGACGAATCTGAACGAGGTTTCGCAATTTATGTACAACCTCTTCAATGATCTTCATATCATGGGTACGCCGCAGCCCTTTCGTTCATTCATCGCCCGTATTATCACCGCTTTCAGAATCCGGAATATAAAAAAGCATTATGCCTTGATCGGCGACGGTTCACCATTGCGGAAATGGACTGCCCGGCAGGCCG encodes the following:
- a CDS encoding HAMP domain-containing sensor histidine kinase, which produces MKRFSASSTRNALIIFMILAGIFFAQMLWWIIFQVRNAESTRKYLTSTLEDERHWAIELLNQHYLSIYQEAEGVIENSGEMTAVPPKFSDPAVSGIIEEGAAEAINFNDSLYLTLESDGREHYLFLNKDYPRSLLTRNQKLEYAPPPPGRLSRPDWLTEEYIKINPAAYASIDRDRQRHIRMFVMEGSFFILLMLVGAYMIYIALRRTRQVREEQLLFVHSITHELKIPITAISLFLDTMKRRNYDHDLMADLAPKMKEDLGRLNRLIDNILQVRKLSDNQLELRLETIDLSSELTRFAGHIRERIESTGGKLNLNIAENVRIRGNLAELIKVWDSLIDNSFKYGPSGNLQLTINLKTHREQVEIQFIDNGHGIPEGMGDKLFEPFFRGNIESRKSVPGSGLGLYLAREFVRRSKGVISIKNAPSGGCLVNIRFRGAK
- a CDS encoding response regulator transcription factor, with product MSAKRILLVEDEKHIGEAILLNLESEGFEMVWATDGNQAMEYYGNGSFDLIMLDIMLPGIDGLEICRRIRAKLGTEPILFLTARDSLDDKKDGLAIGADDYITKPFDLEELLLRIKAIFRRQAWLRSENTSADGYKFSGGSIDFRKFEVESPNGKFRLSNKECLLLKLFTEYPDEVLSRNTILDGAWGYNAYPSSRTVDNFILRFRKYFEPNSSEPIYFHTEFGTGYRFTPKGKAAHD
- the hemE gene encoding uroporphyrinogen decarboxylase codes for the protein MTKKELFMANVRQEFTIRTPIWIMRQAGRYLPEYREFRKNMSFEELCKSPRAVAEVTAQPIEILDLDAAIIFSDILLILEPLGINLRFDPGPIISPLLEYPEQVKDYAEFDAAEKLSFVGDAIIETRKRIGQDISLLGFCGAPFTVFCYLCGVKGAKDFHKAVKFITNHPDESRQVLERLANLSIQYLKMQIAAGADAVQLFDTWAGELALQEFSDWSYPYLAKIIRELKKEKIITSLYIKGSGHLLDKIKNLQADIFSLDWKVPMTTGAKVLAPRTLQGNLDPHLLLGPLELVVKKAESILEEMTAYSGFIFNLGHGILPETPVENVKALVRKVHRFERKQ
- the hemN gene encoding oxygen-independent coproporphyrinogen III oxidase — translated: MSSQIDPVRLAELVKKYDCPGPRYTSYPTVPEWSNQYGPEDYKAAIKEASSDVDEPLSFYLHIPFCRKRCWFCGCTTMISRTPEAADAYLGRVEKESKMVAELLGRRKRVSQFHWGGGTPSFLTEAQTIRAFEIFSANFEIMKGAEISIELDPRVTTKERIKLLKSLGFNRLSFGIQDFNHEVQEAIGRNQDETQSIELYRHCRQEGFTGINFDLIYGLPRQTVAGFQETLRKVIELRPDRVALYSFAHLPEGRANQQKIDIASLPTPQVKSDLFNLARETFVGNGYFQIGMDHFVLPGDELAVAASKGKLRRNFMGYTVNAAKDWVGIGMSSISYIRNNFAQNQSGINSYNSAIDENRFAAYRGMKLSEDDLIRQHIISELMCNFRLDTLELKTKFGIVPAEYLAEELQQLQPFLDDGLLNWDEKVLTVAPAGRLFVRNIAMTFDAYLKNNQPEKSKVKFSRTI